Sequence from the bacterium genome:
CATCGGCCTGGGGGCCGAGGCCGCCCACGGCTCGATCCGCTTCAGCCTGGGGCGGGAGAACGGAATCGAGGACGTGGAGTACGTGCTGGCCAAGCTCCCCCCCGTCATCGCGCGCATCCGGCGCATGTCCACGGCTTACCCGGGAGGAGGATCATGAGCGATTGGGCCTACAGCTCCGTGGTCAAGGAGCACTTCATCAACCCCCGCAACATCTTCGACGACGCCGAGGGTTTCCGGGCGGACGGCGAGGGGACGGTGGGAAACCCCAAATGCGGCGACCAGATGCTCATGCTGATCAAGGTCGATCCCGAAAAGGAGGTCATCACCGATTGCCGGTGGAGAACCTACGGCTGCGCCAGCGCCATCGCCAGCACCTCCATCCTCTCGGAGAAAATCAAGGGGATGACCCTGGACGAGGCGTTCGCGGTTTCTCCGCAGGATATCATCCGCGATCTCGGGGGCCTGCCGGAGCAGAAGGTGCACTGCTCGGTCCTGGGGGACAAGGCTCTGCGGGCGGCGATCAACGATTACTACCGCCGCCGGGGGTTGACGGAAAAGGTCCGCGAGGAAGCCAGCCGGCTGGTCTGCCGGTGCATGGAGGTAACGGACCACGAGATCGAGGAAGCGGTCCTGGAGGGGGTTAGGACGTACGTCCAGCTCCAGGAAAAAACCAAGCTGGGTACCGTTTGCGGCCAGTGCCGGGACGACGCCGAGCGGCTGCTGCAGCTGTATTTCGCCAAGCACTTCTCCTGCGGTTCCCCGTCGGCCGAGCCGTCCCGGGAAAGCTGAGCCCGGGGGAACGACCGTGAAGAAGCAGAAGACGAAGATCGAGACCGCCTGCCTGCACGCCGGGCAGGAACCCGACCCCGCCACCTTGGCCCGGGCGGTTCCCGTCTACCGGACCAGTTCCTACCTGTTCCGCTCCACCCGCCACGCGGCCGACCTTTTCGCGCTGCGCCAACCGGGAAACATCTACAGCCGCCTGATGAACCCGACCCAGGACGTTCTGGAGCGGCGGGTGGCGGCCCTGGAGGGCGGCGCGGCCGCCCTGGCCCTGGCCTCGGGCACCAGCGCCGTGTTCTACACGGTCGTCAACATCTGCCGGGCCGGGGACGAAGTGGCCGCGGCCCGCAACCTCTACGGGGGCACCTACACCCAGTTCAACGACATCCTGCCGCAGCTGGGGATCAGGGTCCGTTTTTTCGAGCCGTCCGATCCCCGGAGCTGCGCCCGTGCGATCACCAAGAAAACCAAGCTCGTTTATTGCGAAACCATCGGCAACCCCGGCCTGGAGGTCGCCGACCTGGAAGTTCTGGCGGAGACGGCCCACTCCCGTGGCCTTCCCCTGGTCGTCGACAACACCTTCGCCACCCCCGTCCTCGCCCGGCCCCTGGAGCGGGGCGCCGACATCGTCGTGCACTCCCTGACCAAATGGCTGGGGGGCCACGGCGCCGGGATCGGGGGGATCGTGGTCGACTCGGGGAAATTCGACTGGACCTCGGGGAAGTTCCCCCTCCTCTCCGAGCCCGACTCCTCCTACCACGGCCTAGTGTACACCCGCGACCTGGGCGCGCTCAACCCCCTGGCGTTCATCGTCAGGATGCGGCTGGTGCCCCTGCGCAACCTGGGAGCCTGTATCTCCCCGGACAACGCCTGGATCTTCCTCCAGGGCATCGAGACCCTGCCCCTGCGGATGGCCCGGCATTGCGAAAACGCCCTGGCCGTGGCCCGCTACCTGCAGGCGCATCCCCGGGCGGCCTGGGTCCGCTATCCGGGGCTGGAGGACGATCCCTCCCACGCCCTGGCCCGGAAATACCTCGCCGGAGGGGCGGGGGGGGTGGTCGTCTTCGGGATCAGGGGAGGGGCGGCGGCCGGAGCCCGGTTCATCGATAGGCTCCGTCTCTTTTCGCACCTGGCCAACGTGGGCGACGCCAAGAGTCTGGCCATTCATCCGGCCTCGACCACCCACGCCCAACTCAGTCCGGCCGAGCGGGCC
This genomic interval carries:
- a CDS encoding O-acetylhomoserine aminocarboxypropyltransferase/cysteine synthase; this translates as MKKQKTKIETACLHAGQEPDPATLARAVPVYRTSSYLFRSTRHAADLFALRQPGNIYSRLMNPTQDVLERRVAALEGGAAALALASGTSAVFYTVVNICRAGDEVAAARNLYGGTYTQFNDILPQLGIRVRFFEPSDPRSCARAITKKTKLVYCETIGNPGLEVADLEVLAETAHSRGLPLVVDNTFATPVLARPLERGADIVVHSLTKWLGGHGAGIGGIVVDSGKFDWTSGKFPLLSEPDSSYHGLVYTRDLGALNPLAFIVRMRLVPLRNLGACISPDNAWIFLQGIETLPLRMARHCENALAVARYLQAHPRAAWVRYPGLEDDPSHALARKYLAGGAGGVVVFGIRGGAAAGARFIDRLRLFSHLANVGDAKSLAIHPASTTHAQLSPAERARSGLGPDLIRLSVGIEHIDDLIEDLDRALKPVRPRAGRR
- a CDS encoding iron-sulfur cluster assembly scaffold protein, which gives rise to MSDWAYSSVVKEHFINPRNIFDDAEGFRADGEGTVGNPKCGDQMLMLIKVDPEKEVITDCRWRTYGCASAIASTSILSEKIKGMTLDEAFAVSPQDIIRDLGGLPEQKVHCSVLGDKALRAAINDYYRRRGLTEKVREEASRLVCRCMEVTDHEIEEAVLEGVRTYVQLQEKTKLGTVCGQCRDDAERLLQLYFAKHFSCGSPSAEPSRES